A region from the Pseudomonas cucumis genome encodes:
- a CDS encoding alpha-ketoacid dehydrogenase subunit beta, giving the protein MSTRMTYRDALREALREALQRDPRVFLMGEDVGRYGGSYAVSLGLLEAFGPERIRDAPLSELGFVGAGIGAALGGMRPIVEIMTVNFSLLALDPLMNTAAALRHMSGGQFSVPLVVRMATGAGRQLAAQHSHSLEGWYAHIPGLKILAPATVEDARGMLWPALLDPDPVLIFEHAQLYNMEGDTGDWKTLDITAAKVRRVGNDLTLIAYGGTLGKALTAAEQLAGEGIDCEVIDLRVLRPLDDQTIMASVCKTRRALVVDEGWRSGSLAAEIITRIIEQSFFELDAPPSRVCSAEVPIPYPRHLEEAALPQVSTIVAAAHELCQGTSA; this is encoded by the coding sequence ATGAGCACTCGCATGACTTACCGCGACGCGCTGCGCGAGGCACTGCGTGAAGCGTTGCAACGGGACCCTCGGGTGTTTCTGATGGGCGAAGACGTCGGTCGTTACGGTGGCAGCTACGCCGTCTCTCTGGGGCTGCTTGAAGCATTCGGCCCGGAGCGCATTCGAGACGCGCCATTGTCCGAATTGGGCTTCGTGGGGGCCGGTATCGGCGCGGCGCTGGGGGGCATGCGGCCGATTGTAGAAATCATGACGGTGAATTTCAGCCTGCTCGCCCTCGATCCTCTGATGAACACGGCTGCTGCCCTGCGGCATATGTCCGGGGGCCAATTCTCGGTTCCCCTGGTGGTGCGCATGGCGACGGGCGCGGGACGTCAGCTCGCGGCGCAACACTCCCACAGCCTCGAAGGCTGGTATGCGCATATCCCCGGGCTGAAAATTCTCGCCCCGGCGACCGTCGAGGATGCACGCGGCATGCTCTGGCCTGCGCTGCTGGATCCGGACCCGGTGCTGATTTTCGAACACGCCCAGCTCTACAACATGGAAGGTGATACCGGCGACTGGAAGACTCTGGACATCACTGCCGCCAAGGTTCGCCGAGTCGGCAACGACCTGACCCTGATTGCGTATGGCGGCACACTCGGCAAGGCCCTGACAGCGGCGGAGCAACTGGCCGGGGAGGGCATTGATTGCGAAGTGATCGACCTGCGGGTTCTGCGCCCTCTGGATGACCAGACAATCATGGCCTCGGTGTGTAAAACACGCCGCGCCCTTGTCGTCGATGAAGGCTGGCGCAGCGGCAGTCTGGCCGCAGAGATCATCACGCGGATTATCGAACAGAGCTTTTTCGAGCTGGATGCTCCGCCATCACGCGTGTGCAGCGCCGAGGTGCCGATACCTTACCCGCGGCATCTCGAAGAGGCTGCGTTGCCACAGGTGTCGACGATCGTCGCGGCCGCGCATGAGCTGTGCCAGGGCACGTCCGCGTGA